The following are encoded in a window of Panthera leo isolate Ple1 chromosome B2, P.leo_Ple1_pat1.1, whole genome shotgun sequence genomic DNA:
- the TMEM200A gene encoding transmembrane protein 200A, whose translation MIATGGVITGLAALKRQDSARSQHHVNLSPSPTAQEKKPVRRRPQADVVVVRGKIRLYSPSGFFLILGVLISIVGIAMAVLGYWPQKEHFIDAETTLSTNETQVIRNQGGVVVRFFEQHLHSDKMKMLGPFTMGIGIFIFICANAILHENRDKETKIIHMRDIYSTVIDIHTLRIKEQKHMNGIYTGLMGETEVKQNGSSCASRLAANTIAPFSGFRSSFRMDSSVEEDELALNENKSLGHLMPPLLADSSLSVFGLYPPPSKTTDDKTSGPKKCETKSIVSSSISAFTLPVIKLNNCVIDELSIDNITEDAENLKSRSRNLSMDSLVVPLPNANESFQPVSMVLPRNHSIGESLSSQYKSSVALGPGAGQLLSPGAARRQFGSNTSLHLLSSHSKSLDLDRGPSTLTVQAEQRKHPSWPRLDRSNSKGYMKLENKEDPMERLLVPQAAIKKDFTNKEKLLMISRSHNNLSFEHDEFLSNNLKRGTSETRF comes from the coding sequence ATGATAGCAACCGGTGGAGTGATAACTGGCCTGGCCGCCTTGAAAAGGCAAGACTCTGCCAGATCACAGCATCACGTCAACCTCAGCCCATCACCTACTGCCCAAGAGAAGAAACCAGTCAGGCGTCGGCCACAAGCCGATGTCGTAGTCGTTCGAGGCAAAATCCGGCTTTATTCCCCATCtggtttttttctcattctgggaGTGCTTATCTCCATTGTGGGAATCGCAATGGCGGTCCTCGGCTATTGGCCccagaaagaacattttattgaTGCTGAGACGACACTGTCGACTAACGAAACTCAGGTCATTCGGAACCAAGGCGGCGTGGTGGTTCGCTTCTTTGAGCAACATTTGCATtctgacaaaatgaaaatgctcGGCCCTTTCACAATGGGGATTggcatcttcattttcatttgtgcaAATGCCATTCTTCATGAGAACCGTGACAAAGAAACCAAAATCATACACATGAGGGATATCTACTCCACAGTCATTGACATCCACACGCTAAGAATCAAGGAGCAAAAGCATATGAATGGCATCTACACCGGTTTGATGggagaaacagaagtaaaacagAATGGGAGCTCCTGTGCCTCGAGGCTGGCAGCAAATACCATTGCCCCTTTCTCAGGTTTTAGGAGCAGTTTTCGCATGGACAGCTCTGTCGAGGAGGATGAGCTGGCGCTAAACGAAAATAAGAGTTTGGGGCATCTTATGCCACCTTTGCTTGCTGAcagctctctgtctgtctttggcCTCTACCCACCTCCTTCCAAAACCACTGATGATAAGACCAGCGGCCCTAAGAAATGTGAAACCAAATCAATTGTGTCATCGTCCATCAGCGCTTTTACATTGCCTGTGATCAAACTGAATAACTGTGTTATTGATGAGCTCAGTATAGATAACATCACCGAGGATGCTGAGAACCTCAAAAGTAGGTCAAGGAATTTGTCGATGGATTCCCTTGTGGTCCCTTTGCCCAACGCCAACGAGTCCTTCCAGCCAGTCAGCATGGTGCTCCCCAGGAATCATTCCATCGGGGAGTCTCTGTCGAGCCAGTACAAGTCCTCTGTGGCCCTTGGGCCTGGGGCTGGACAGCTCTTATCTCCTGGGGCTGCTAGAAGACAATTTGGGTCCAACACATCTTTACATTTGCTCTCGTCACATTCAAAATCCTTAGACTTAGACCGGGGTCCCTCCACCCTAACTGTCCAGGCAGAACAACGAAAACACCCAAGTTGGCCTCGGTTGGATCGGAGCAACAGCAAAGGATATATGAAACTAGAGAATAAAGAGGACCCGATGGAGAGGCTGCTTGTACCCCAAGCTGCAATCAAGAAAGACTTTACCAATAAGGAGAAGCTTCTTATGATTTCAAGGTCTCACAATAATTTGAGTTTTGAACATGATGAGTTTTTGAGTAACAACCTAAAGCGGGGAACTTCTGAAACGAGATTTTAA